GTGTTTAAGATAAAATCAGATAATTGATTCGGAGGAGATGAACTTCACATCAAATGAGAGACACGACCAAAACATGCGACGACAACTCATAAGACACTGCAACCGGAAAGGTCCAAAACTTGAGGTTGCATATATACATGTTTATTGCTTATTATGCACAAAACAACTGACCTCTGGATTCATGTGTTTGTATAAATACATGTAAACAAGCACGCATACATACAACTTGGTTCTTCGTTTATTTTATCTACTGCACAAGCCACTATCATATTTCATCATGTCAACAACCGGTAAGTTCCTCGACTAGCTACTGGAAATAAATCAGCATCGTGTTGCGTCGTCGTTCAAACAAATTCATTCATGCAATCGAATATTATccatgtatgtatgtatatagatagatatatatatatatatatatatagaattacTTACTGTAGAGTATACTTTTTAAATGTTTTACAATGACGACGGTATTTTGCAGCTACATATATGTGTTTTATATATTCTTGGACCCCATTGATGCCGTCCTTAGACCAGACTAGGTAAGAGGAGGTGACGAAGGAAGAGAGCCCCACGCTATTGAGTCTTGACAGTGACGACTTATGTTTTTTGTGTGTATTGCCTGCCGGCAAAAGCAAcacagaaaaaagaatatatatgtgtttgaATTTAAATCACgagataaaaaagaagaagacaatCACGCGATACAATGTAATTGACTTACTGCGTATTTTGTAAGCAAATTTTACGGGATTCTAAATTCATTGGAAGCACCTCATATGTAACCATGGCCAAGCTAATGCcggaaataattttaaaaattagtaaTTGAAGATATCTCACGATCTTAtcggaaaaaaatttaaccaactaaattttttattgttataaTCAGTAGCACTACATATTAATTCAGATTTTCTAGTCTCCTTTCTCTGCTCCTGTtctgttctctcttctctccatGCAAACCCCTCGACGACCCTTTTGTTCATGCATCACTATTGTTTATGAACATCAATGGCTAGTACCACATACTCGGTGATGGCACCAACGGCTTCGCCGAATGCTGCAAGTTCAGGTTGGCGTAATCACGGGCCGTACATCTGGGGAGGCCTAATCATTTCAATCTCGATACTCTTTGCTATCGCCATGTTCTGTTGTTTCTTTAAGCGGAGGATTGACAGCAAAGGTCAGTACCTATCGATGATGTGTCGGAAGTATAAGCTAAAATAAGTCTTGCCAGTCTGAATAGCACCACATGCAATGTGATCGAGAAACCAAGATCATTAGTCTATGAATTAACGTGAAAAAAATACAGCAGATCCTCTGGAAGATGAGAAATCAATGCTGAGGAGGTTCCAAATGGAGGAGCTGATGAAGGCGACCAAGAACTTCAGCCCGGATTGTCTGCTCGGCTCTGGTGCATATGGGAATGTCTACAGGGGAACATTCAATGGCGAAGGCACGCTGGCTGTCAAGAAGCCTCACCCCGACTCTTACCAGAGCATCGAAGAGTTTAGAAATGGTAATGAAATGAGCAGCGTGCTGATCACAGCAGCCATGAAGGCAAAGCTGAGATGTTCTGGGACGTGATCAGGACGTAGAAGATTCCTGTTTTATGGAAcagttaattaatatttcattttcattccaTTCTTCCGCACGAAAAAAATTGTGGTCTTATGACAATTTTTAAGAATGATTGCCACCAACAGGCACCGATTCTTTTCCCGTTCCTTTCTTAAGCAGAAGTTAGGCTACTCTCCAGAGTTAAGCATCGGAACCTTGTCAGTCTGGTGGGATTCTGCGAAGAACCAGGTCAGTATCTCTATGTGCTGATGATTACTGGAAAATACTACACGATATCCATAACTGAAGGAGCCTGGGAGGGAGACAGCAATTCGAGGGTGCAACAATGTTCTCTTGATTCCAATTAATAAAGTCTATGAACTCTGCTTATTTTATATTCCGACTCCATGCCATGCCTGAGCAGGAGCCAGAGGTGCCAAGATTCTCGTTTACGAATTTGTGCCCAACGGTTCTCTGCTTGAGTACATTATGGGTGAGTATACATTCTTGTGATTCAAGTCTGCAGCTTATATTGATGCAGTTGCGGTTAGACAGCCAGTTTAGAGTAAATTTCCCGAATGTTGCAGGACCAAAATTTATTAGTTGGATCACTCATTCACCTTCTCGGTTTATGTTATATGCTTTTGCAGGGAGGAGAGGAAGAGTCTTAACTTGGAGGCAGAGGGTCAATCTAGCCATTGGAGCAGCTAAAGGTAAcaagtttttccattttcattgGTTTAACGTATTGGTCGAGTGATTAAAGGAGCAGACAGAGGCATAACGATACTTCTCATGTTCAACCAGCAGCACCTCCTACATTGCGGTGCAGCCACCGCCTATATTATTAAGAGGCCTAGCCTAACGGCCGTAACCTTCTCTGGAAGTTCCTTTGAATGTCTGATATTATCAGATGTGGACGTGTTCCAAACCATGGCCCGACTAAGATTTTCATCGACTCAGTTAAATGATGATGACAGAAATTGCATACTCTAAATTAAAGCTCTGCTCAATTGCACAGGCATCGCTCACCTACATGAAGGGGTAAAGCCAAGCATAATCCACCGGGACATAAAACCGAGCAACATCCTAATAGGAGATGGATTCGAGGCCAAGGTCTCAGATTTCGGACTCGTGAGGTCCGGGCCTGTTGAGGACCAGTCACATGTCAGTAGCCAGATCAAGGGGACACCGGGTTATCTCGATCCTGCCTACTGTACGAGTTGCCATCTTACCCCTTCCAGTGATGTCTACAGCTTCGGGGTGATACTACTACAGCTCGTGGCTGCTCGGCCTGCCATTGAGATAGGGGAACAAGACTCCAATTATCATATCATTGAATGGGTAAGCGGAATCACCTCAAATTACTTTCACTCTCGTACGCTCTCTTAGGCTGATACAAGCATGTCAACGTAGATGCACAAACAAAGGAGTGATTTCTTGGGACTACCAAGCCCTACTATATTATCTACAATATTTTCGGTTTGTTTGATGCCATGGTTGTGAATACCGTTACAACTAAACATTTATTACAAATCCATTAACTACTTTTTAGTTTCTTCTTCCAAATAAAATCATAGGCACGACCTAGCATCGAAAGAGGCAATGTGGAAGCAATTCTAGACGCCAATCTTCTATCACAGCCCTGCAATACGGAAGTGATGCTGAAGATGGGGCAGGTCGGCCTCAGATGCGTCGCCAAGTCTCCAAAACACCGCCCCACCATGATCGAAGTGGCACAACATCTACAGGATGCCCTTTGCTCAACTAATCACAGCTTTACCGCTGCAGAGCTTTCGCATGCCGGGAGCCGCACATGGGTAGAAAATCCAATATCCCACAAATCATTCGATGATCTGAGCTCCCAGAGCATAGCCATAGATGGGGTCGGGTTCCAAAAATTCCATTTGGAGATAGACACAATCTCGTTCCAGAGCGAGAATTTGAGGTGCTTGGATTTGAACAGCATCAGTATCGATGTGGATAAGAGTCGTTTGAAAGGAATGCGAGAAGAGTAAAAAGATTTTTGAGTTGTATGTTAAACTGTATTTTCTGAAAATGCaagctttgttttgcttttttGCCTTCTATTATTTCCtgcatttttttccccttgaattttcattaattaatagtTATTAATCTTTTCTGGAGAAAGGGAGGAAAAAACTGCCAAAACAATATTTACAAGTTTCTAATATTGCACTGTCCATTTCACATAATAGTGCTACAATgctattcttcttcttctccaacgAGCCCAATACAAACTTTGTACAATCTTTAATGGGGCATCACAAATGCTTCCTatagataaatatagataataaCTTATCATACTAATTGATGTAACTCAGTCTAACTCTTGGCGTGGTTCTAATCGAAAACATTCATAATTCGAGAATTTTGTACTTAGTCCAACAACCAATTCGGTTGGTAGCTGATGATTTCTTAAGCTACATATATTCTTCGTACGCATGTTCTATCGGCCCCAAATGATCAATTCCTCTTACAtatcaaagaaatatatacatatataatttgctTTTGAAAGTTTCGTTTAAATGTAGAGAAATGGTCAAGATCTTATAAAAtatcatttattagttatataAATCTCTTGAGATTTTGTATATTTGTTTTCTCAACCGATTTATGAGAAGAGTGCAATCATAAATTATAGGTGGTTTTTGGATAAATTGTAATATTAGTGGATTTTTTTACTTGAAatcacgaatttttttttttcttaatttggtTGAATTTGCTGAAAGATGAAggcttattttttatttatagtaagtttatttttaatatttttttatggctatataaaatgagaaattttaaGTAGGAGAAATTAACTACAcatacttataaaaaaaaaaagattaacaatctataattttctgaaaatcTAATTTAATCACCTGACTATCGTCATAATTGACCAGAACTTTtgcttttatataatttttgtttcacaTGTGATTAGGTGAGATTTGGAATTAGTCTTAAATTCATAGCAGAACTTACACTCGATGAAGTGTCATTCCCTAATCCATGCGATCTTTCACGGCTAACTCGACTTCATTCTCTAACTCAATCACAAAAAGATGAGAATCTTTCTCGAAAGTAGAAAGAACATAAGGAGAAATTGTTCTCTGAAGAACCATTTGATTATGAGAATGAGAGGGCAGACCCTTATATATAGTTTGCAAGGCCACATCGACCCGACTAACCGAATCACTTCCACTTCCAGCACTTGGTTACAACTAGAATGGACTAGAAGAATGTGCGAGGCGCCGCAACCTTCTAGAAGGCTCATCCGTGTTCTTGAAGACTTTCACGATCGAGCCCGTCCACACGGAAAGAAAGCGTCACGGGATCTAGATGGATGCGAGGTGTAACCGATTAATACATATCGTGTTTTCCTGCTTAAAATTCGGATGACTATCACTTTCCCTTTAATTACCTTTCTTTTGGACAACCTGTAATTACCTTTGCCCAAGTGATTCATATTCATATTTCATACCTGTATAATGTCACTATTTTGTAATtctgaaattttatataacattagttatcaaaaagaaatttatatcccattaatttataattataacttGAACCGATAAAGAAATGATAAAGACAAGTACGGGCTCGATGAAATTAAATGGTCTATCATGGCCATGTGGATATATTTCCCAAATCTAACGCATGCTATGCACAAGAAAACTTCCTGTAACCTCTTTACTCAGTCGAACATCCGCCTTTACGGGGACATTTCTTTTGATCATTCTTGAGTTTTTCCACCTATAAGGTTTGCCTGTCTGTAGACACAAAATTTCTAAGCCGACAATCCCGGCTTTGCTAGACTGGATACACAAATTTCACTCGATTCAGATCAGAAATTGGAGACATGAGAGAGTGAAAGTCTGGTCATCTAACGGCTTCAGGGGCAGAGTTGCAGTATGGCGTGTGCAAGCAGACCAACTTGGTGCACGTCAAACAGATAGTCGCAAACCCAACACCGAGCATCAACCCAACACTGCTCTTCCTTGTGTCCAGTCTCCCAGCTCTTCGCACTATCATCCCAAAGCAGGGGATTAATCCCCCGCAGGCGAACACCATCACGTGGTCCAGCCCACTGTAGTCGATTCCCGCAAGGATCGCCCCAATGGCTGAAACAGGGCCCACAAACCCAATCAGGGTGGCTGCGGCAAGGGAGCCATGCCAGCTATCAGTAGCCCCGAAGATACAACTGGCAACAGCTGCCCCTCGGGGGAGTCCATGGAGGGACACGGGAAGGACCATGTGGCGGCCCAGCCCATAGGCCTTTGGAGCTGCTACCCCAAGGGCAAGACCCTCAGCCATAGCGTGGAGGCCCACAGCTCCACATGATAGAAATGACTGTAGGGTGAAGGTGCTGACGGGGAAGCCCGATACTGAGGGTAAGTTATTGACCGAGGCTTTCTTGCAGGCCATGAGTCTTAAGATACTGGAGCACAATAAGTGCAGGGAAAGGGATCCTGATGCGAGGAGGGTGAGGAGGGGGAGAAGGCCCATCTTGGAGAAGAGGAGAAGCTGAAGGGGCCGCCAGGCACCAAGGACGAAGGCAATCCCAGAGGCTGACCCCATGAGGAGGGCATGCTGGAGCCGGAATGTGAGTGCGAACGCAACAAGAAGAGCCCCACCAAGCAGTGGTCCCAGTCCAAAGAGGAGAGAAACGAAGAACCCTGAAGCATCTTCTGAACTGCATAGCAACAGAGACATTGTTCGTTCAGGTGAGCGGAAGAGGACTGCTAGGGAGTAAAAGTTAAGCAACCCAACTGGCAGTCCCAATGCAACACCACTGAATAGAGCAGTTGGCACATGGCTCATACCAAGATGGAACTTGTTCTGACAAAACaaagtttgattttatttttcaaaataattaattgaccTCGTACCTGTAGTCATGGCTGAAATTCTGGAAAAACGTGCTGAGTGCTTCCATAAATGCCACCGAGAGTGTGGCTGCTGATGCAACCTCTGATGCAGAGGCTTCCTGTAACCACAGAGATTAAGATAGTATTAAACGTACCGATATTAGAAACTCAATGGCTACACTCAGTAAAGCTCTCAGTTcatacttctctctcagcctCATTATTTAGCTCAATTTGTTTGTGAATAATAATATCATCATTTTGGCctggagaagatgaagaatgAACATGCATGGAGCagtaaaattgcataaaaccAGAGATGCCTCTACTTCAGCGCCCCCTCTCcccccacccaaaaaaaaaaaaagaaacacctTCTTACCTCTGTCAATTTATCCATCGGTAGTTTGAgcattttcttattaatttgcaatttttcTTACTAATGATGACTAtgatgaccaaaaaaaaaaaaccagctTTTCAAACAGAATCTAAGAGGTGTGGATTCACTACCTTCAACGCATCAGGAAGTACCTCCGCTATAACCATCCATATCATACACCCAGCAGCAAAGCCAGTGCAGAAGGGCAGAAATTTGTTAAATGCATCCGCACAAATGAATGAAGGAACCGCCACGAGTGGCTGAAATAAAAGGATAATGTAAAGCAGAAATAAGCAAAGTTCTGTGCTAACAATTATGAGGCATCGCCCATTTTTATTctttgaaaaagaaaggttGCGAGGCTTTTCCAGTCCCTCGCAACTTGGTCATAGAATATATTTACACGATCTCCTCCTCAATGATGAAATTTTGTAacataaaaagataaataatgtTACCTGAGGTAATGAAGTAATTATACTCCACAGCATGGCATTCTGTGGAGAAACGCCTCGCGATGCAAGCACCATGCTCACAGCTAATCCCTCGGGTATATTGTGGACAGCTATGGCCAGAGTCACTAACAGGCCTTGGGAGAAACCCTTGGAGCCAGCAAATGAAACCCCAACCCCGGAACCCTCCCCAAATGAATGGAGAGTCATTATACCAATAACTAGAACAACCTTGGTAGCATCTGCACCTTTTATGTCCAGCATGCTGACTTCTCCATATTGTTCGAGAAACTGGCACACAGAAGAGTATGAAACAGCTCAATTTGAAGTGAGGCGAAAAGCAACGTGATTGAGATTACACTGAACCATCATTCTAAACTTAATGGGACTATCAAAATCTTTCATCATATAAAACAAGGCAAGCTAAATCTCTTCCACAGGAGTCTCCGACTTGTCAAGATCATAATCCCTAGAATCACTCAGCACttccattagcaaatttctgCTTTCCCATCATAATTAACAAACCACAACTCctgaagaaaatggaaatctGCTTGGTAGTGGAAAAGTGAAGGGCATTCTCAACCTTTACGGAACAAGAGCAAGAATTGCAAGGGAAAGGTCTTTGCAAGCCATATCGGAGTATAAAAGAATTCATCTAAGGCATCGAACATCCATTTTTTCATGCTTATATCCAGGTCAAGGAGCACCCGAGTCAGGTTCAAGGATACATAACAAAAAGCAGAGCTTagatatataaacatataatgtTAAGGAACTTCTAAGTAAGTATCGCAAGGACAATAAGCATGGACACCAGTAATACAAAGGCACATGAAAATCGAAGAACCATAATTGTTACCTTCTTACAAAGCCAAATGAAGATTCCACCAGATAAAATACCAATGACTACCCAACTCCCAGCACCATGCTCCTGACCTTCCTGCACGAGGTCAAAACTCGCTGCCAACATCACACCAGCAGCCATTCCATTGCATAAACCAGCCCACTGCGGGTCCAGCTCCACAAAGAAGAAAGGAACTGCTCCCAAACCTGTTGCAGCGGCCATTGCAAGGGTAAACAAAGCGACGGTGGAGATCGAAACTTTACCACTTGAACCCTTCCTGTCGCCCATTCCAACCTTTAAATCATTAAAACTGAAGGATTTCTCCTCCCCGCTGCCATCTATTATATTGTTATTCTTATGAGGAGCAGCTATTGTACGGGAAACTTCATTGCCTAGTGATTGCGTCTGGACAGAATCAAGCAGCGCTGCCGAAAGCAGAGAGAACAAGAGCACTAGCTTCAATCTCCCCATCTTTACTCTGTTTTACATGTAAATTCACAATTACAAGCAATGTGCTGAATGATTTTCCTCAATGATTATCTGTGCAGCAGCCTTCAGTGAAGCACAAAATTGCATCTTGATGCGTTGCAGAGTTCTCCCTTCGAATATGAAAATGTGAAGTCCAAACCAGGGCATCCCTCTGCATCTGCTCGCATCTGTTATCACTGATCGACCATAATCAGAAGGACCAAATAAATCTACAAAAAGGAGTTTGCAAGATAGATATCCCCAACTTAAGACTGATCCAATTGTGATCCCACCGGAGCAGCTGCTGAAGCAGTGCCAAAAGCAAACATGACTGCAGTTCAAAAGAACCGAATCAAATATGTGAGCAACAAACAGCGCGGAGAGATTATAACTGTAAAACCCACATTCATGAATCATGATCTTTTCAACACAGAACACCCAATCAGTCGACAGTAAAGAAACGAAAATTGTCTGCAGAGATCTTGAGAAAAGATTTTGCAGTCAAAATTGCGTGATTATTGTTTGACGCATAAGATAATCTTTCCGAGGTATTGGATCATCTCACATATGGGCTCGGTTTCAGTAGCTCATCCAAGCAAAGATCAGATCCGGTCATCTCTGGGGATCACTCTACCCTAAATGAGAGACAGCCCCATCAAAATTCGCACACAGAATGCCAAGAAAGCATACTCGTCGGGCAAAATTGGCGTTCACATATCAAGAGAAAGATCAAGAAAATgcgaaaactgataaaaatccaaactttaccctCTTTCCACCCGCAATTCACCACCCAAAGAACGAAAATCCCGAACAGGCTCGTGAAATTGAAGAGAAACCCTAGATTACAAATGCCACAAAATTGGATAAAAAGACGAAAAATTTCGACCCAAATCAAAACAACCCACCAAAGGAAGAAGGAAAGCAATGAGCCTCACCGGTGGGCAACAAAGAAAAAGCTTCCCGGCGCAGCGATTGATTCTCACCAGAAGCGAGCAGAA
The sequence above is drawn from the Punica granatum isolate Tunisia-2019 chromosome 5, ASM765513v2, whole genome shotgun sequence genome and encodes:
- the LOC116207337 gene encoding probable serine/threonine-protein kinase PBL9 isoform X1; the encoded protein is MASTTYSVMAPTASPNAASSGWRNHGPYIWGGLIISISILFAIAMFCCFFKRRIDSKADPLEDEKSMLRRFQMEELMKATKNFSPDCLLGSGAYGNVYRGTFNGEGTLAVKKPHPDSYQSIEEFRNEVRLLSRVKHRNLVSLVGFCEEPGARGAKILVYEFVPNGSLLEYIMGRRGRVLTWRQRVNLAIGAAKGIAHLHEGVKPSIIHRDIKPSNILIGDGFEAKVSDFGLVRSGPVEDQSHVSSQIKGTPGYLDPAYCTSCHLTPSSDVYSFGVILLQLVAARPAIEIGEQDSNYHIIEWARPSIERGNVEAILDANLLSQPCNTEVMLKMGQVGLRCVAKSPKHRPTMIEVAQHLQDALCSTNHSFTAAELSHAGSRTWVENPISHKSFDDLSSQSIAIDGVGFQKFHLEIDTISFQSENLRCLDLNSISIDVDKSRLKGMREE
- the LOC116209449 gene encoding putative zinc transporter At3g08650; this encodes MGRLKLVLLFSLLSAALLDSVQTQSLGNEVSRTIAAPHKNNNIIDGSGEEKSFSFNDLKVGMGDRKGSSGKVSISTVALFTLAMAAATGLGAVPFFFVELDPQWAGLCNGMAAGVMLAASFDLVQEGQEHGAGSWVVIGILSGGIFIWLCKKFLEQYGEVSMLDIKGADATKVVLVIGIMTLHSFGEGSGVGVSFAGSKGFSQGLLVTLAIAVHNIPEGLAVSMVLASRGVSPQNAMLWSIITSLPQPLVAVPSFICADAFNKFLPFCTGFAAGCMIWMVIAEVLPDALKEASASEVASAATLSVAFMEALSTFFQNFSHDYSSEDASGFFVSLLFGLGPLLGGALLVAFALTFRLQHALLMGSASGIAFVLGAWRPLQLLLFSKMGLLPLLTLLASGSLSLHLLCSSILRLMACKKASVNNLPSVSGFPVSTFTLQSFLSCGAVGLHAMAEGLALGVAAPKAYGLGRHMVLPVSLHGLPRGAAVASCIFGATDSWHGSLAAATLIGFVGPVSAIGAILAGIDYSGLDHVMVFACGGLIPCFGMIVRRAGRLDTRKSSVGLMLGVGFATICLTCTKLVCLHTPYCNSAPEAVR
- the LOC116207337 gene encoding probable serine/threonine-protein kinase PBL9 isoform X2, with the translated sequence MASTTYSVMAPTASPNAASSGWRNHGPYIWGGLIISISILFAIAMFCCFFKRRIDSKDPLEDEKSMLRRFQMEELMKATKNFSPDCLLGSGAYGNVYRGTFNGEGTLAVKKPHPDSYQSIEEFRNEVRLLSRVKHRNLVSLVGFCEEPGARGAKILVYEFVPNGSLLEYIMGRRGRVLTWRQRVNLAIGAAKGIAHLHEGVKPSIIHRDIKPSNILIGDGFEAKVSDFGLVRSGPVEDQSHVSSQIKGTPGYLDPAYCTSCHLTPSSDVYSFGVILLQLVAARPAIEIGEQDSNYHIIEWARPSIERGNVEAILDANLLSQPCNTEVMLKMGQVGLRCVAKSPKHRPTMIEVAQHLQDALCSTNHSFTAAELSHAGSRTWVENPISHKSFDDLSSQSIAIDGVGFQKFHLEIDTISFQSENLRCLDLNSISIDVDKSRLKGMREE